TTTTGCCGCGCTTCGGCAGAGAGCGTCGCCAGTCCTTCATAGTCAAAATCGGGCGGCAACAGCTTTCGTTCAAAGCGGTTCATCTTTTCCACCTGTTCCAGTTGACGCGTTATATACCCTTCATACTTTATCAGAATTTCGATTTCTTCCCGAACGTCGTCAGCCAACTCGGCTAAAGGAAAATATTGCCGCAGCCGTTCATACGTCAGATCTTGACGGCGCAGCAGATCATATGCCGTCAAGCCCGTACGGATCGGCGCCGTACCTGCCGCCGCCAGTTTTTTCTGATTCTCCGCCGTCGGTGTGACGGCCAGTGATCGAAGTTCCTTCAGCGACGCCTCAACTGCCGCTTTTTTTCGACAAAAAAGATCATACCGTTCTGCCGATACCAGGCCGAGATCACGACCTTTTTGAGTCAACCGCAAGTCGGCATTGTCCTGCCGCAGAATCAGCCGATATTCGCTGCGGCTCGTCATCATGCGATAAGGCTCTTCCGTCCCTTTCGTCACCAGATCATCGATGAGAACGCCGATATAGGCTTCGGCGCGGGTCAGGATGAACGGCTCCTGTCCGGCAACCTTACGGGCGGCATTGATACCCGCTATCAGTCCCTGTGCCGCCGCCTCTTCATATCCGCTTGTCCCGTTCGACTGCCCGGCAGAAAACAGGCCGCTGATCTTTTTCGTTTCCAGCGACGGCGTCAATTGCAGCGGATCGAGACAATCGTATTCGATGGCGTACCCGGGACGCATGATCTTGACATCTTCCAGCCCCGGTATGGTCTGCAAAAACGCTTGCTGCACATCGACAGGCAGACTCGTACTCATTCCCTGTACGTACATTTCTTCCGTCATCAGTCCTTCCGGCTCAACGAAGAGCTGGTGTCTTCGCTTGTCGGCAAAACGGACGATCTTCGATTCGATGGACGGACAGTACCGCGGTCCTATCCCCTCTATGACACCGTTGCACATCGGCGCCCTGTCCAGATTGCGGCGAATGATCTCATGTGTCTCTTCATTCGTGAAAGTAAGCCAGCAACAGGCTTTATTCCGATTTTTCCGTTCCGAAAGAAACGAAAAGGCATGGCCTGCACTGTCTCCGTCTTGCCGGCTCATCTCGGCAGTCCGCAAGGTTCGTCTGTCGACGCGGGCCGGCGTCCCCGTCTTAAAGCGCATCAGTTTCAATCCGGCGGCGAGAAGAGACGCCGAAAGATCTTCGGCGGAACGCTGTCCCATAGGACCGCCGGAATAGACGCAGTCGCCGATGATGATCTTTCCTTTCAAATACGTCCCCGTCGCCAGTATCACGCACTTGGCGCGATATTCTTCTCCCAATTCCGTGCGCACGCCGCAAACACTGCCGCCGTCGATGACCACCTCCGTAATCATCAGTTGCCTGACATCCAGATTTTCCTGATTTTCCAACGTTTTCGTCATCACCTGCTGATACAGTTTTTTATCGGACTGCGCCCGCAAGGAATAAACGGCGGGCCCCTTTCCCGTATTCAGCATCCGCATCTGAATGCACGTTTCATCCGTATTGATTCCCATTTGTCCGCCGAGGGCGTCGATCTCTTTTACCAAGTGACTCTTGCCCGGGCCGCCGACGGCAGGATTGCACGGCATGAGAGCAATATTATCCAAGTTGAGCGTCGCCAACAACGTTGCGGCGCCCAGCCGGGCACTGGCTAAAGCCGCTTCACAGCCGGCATGGCCGGCACCGACGACGATAACATCATACGAACCTGCAATGAACATGCTTTATCCCCCTTATTTTCCCAAACAGAACCGACTGAAAATTTCCGCCGCAATATCATCGGCAACGGTATCCCCCGTAATCGACCCGAGCCGTTCCCAGGCTTCCCGAATGTCGACAATGGCGCAATCGACAGGCATGGATGAATCTATCGTCTGCCGCGCCCGCCGCAGCGCTTCTCTGCTCTGTCGAACCAGTTCAATGTGCCGCGTATTGGTCAGCAAGGCGCTGGTCCCTTCATGGAGCCCTTCTTCCCGGACAATACCGGTCAGATGCGCTGCCAACGCCTCCAATCCCGTACCGTCTTTAGCGGAAACGGCAATAACGGGATACGGAAATGCCGCAAGATCCGCCGCCGTTACCTGCGCTGCCAGATCCGCTTTATTCAAGGCGATCACTGCCCGCTTTTTGCCGGCGGCAATCAGAATCTCCCGATCCGCCGCCGATAAAGGTCGCGCACTGTCAATAACGACAAGGTTGATATCGGCTTTGTCCAGATACTGCCGCGCCCTGTCGATGCCGATCCGTTCAACCTTATCCTCCGTTTCATGTATGCCTGCCGTATCGACGAGGCGGAGCGGAATACCGTTCAAGGTCACCCATTCTTCCAAACTGTCCCGCGTCGTTCCCGGCACATCGGTGACAATCGCCCGTTCCTCGGCAAGAAGGCGATTGAGCAGACTCGACTTGCCCGCATTCGGCACGCCGGCAATGGCGACAGTAATACCGTCGCGAATCATACGTCCACTTTCCGACTTTTGCAACATGACCTCTATCTTTTCTTCCATTTCCCGCAAACCTGCTCCTATATCGGTTATGGCAACTTCTTCCAGATCTTCTTCAGGATAGTCGATCATGACCTCAATACGCGTCATAAAGTCGGCCAATTCTTTTCGCAATTCGCCGATTAAGCCGGAAAGGCGGCCTTCCAGCTGTGTCACGGCGCAATTCAAACCGGCAGCGCTCTTCGATTGAATGACGTCCATAACAGCTTCCGCCTGCGCCAAATCAATACGGCCGTTTATGAACGCGCGTTGTGTGAATTCACCTGGCGCCGCAAGCCGGACACCGCTGCGCAGCAAAAGCCCCATAATCGCCTGTAACGATTGCCCGCCGCCGTGGCATTGTATTTCAACGACATCTTCAGCCGTATATGAATGCGGCCCGTGCATCAATAACAATAACACTTCATCGATAATCGTCCCCGTTTCATCAACGATCGTGCCGTACTGAACGGAACGGTCACGCCTTTTTTCGAGCGGTATTGATGAAGCACTGTGAAACACGCCGTCAGTCAACGCAAACGAACGGCTGCCGCTGACGCGGATTACACCGATACCGCTTTGTCCCGGCGGCGTCGCAATGGCTGCAATCGTATCATCCGGATCATACATAAAGGGGGCCTCCTTTCTGCAAAAAACCCGGTGCTTTGCACCGGGTTTATCTGCTCACTCTTGATAGTAAATAACGACATGACGATACGGGTCCTGTCCTTCACTTTCAGTACGAATATGCGCTTTATCTTGAAGCGCGATATGGATAATCTTTCGTTCATATCCGTTCATCGGCTCCAATACGACTTTGTCGTTCTTCCGTCTTACCCGTCCTGAAAGGCGCAAAGCCAGCTGCTTCAACGTTTCTTCACGGCGACGGCGGTAATTCTCCACGTCGAGCATGACGAAATGGCGGCTGCCATGTCCCTGATTCGTTTTCAGATTCGTCAAATACTGCAGTGCATCCAGTGTCTGTCCATGTTTGCCGATAAGAACCCCCAGGTTTTCACCGTGCAGATGAAGGATAATTCGATCCTCTTTAACCATCTTTTCAATAATGACGGGAATCTTCATCTTATCCAGCACTTCCTGAAGAAAAGCTTTGGCTTCCAACGCCGCCTCTTCTGCAGGATAATCTTCCGTCGCCTCCACAGCTGTTTCCGCTGTATCTTCCGTTTCCTTTATTTCATTTTCTACCCTATCCGTATCCGCCGCTGTTTCCGGATTTACTGTCTCTTCCTTCACCGTCAGACGAACTTTTCCCGGCTTACTGCCGAAACCCAAAAAGCCGCTGCTCGGCGCCGTTATGATTTCGACATCGACTTCGTCTTCCGTCTTACCGAGCTGAAGCAATCCGGAGCGAATGGCAGCTTCAATCGTTTTTCCTGTAGCCTCAATCGTTTTCATGCTTTTGCTCCTTTATTTTTGCCGCGAAACATAATTACCTGCTGTACCCACTGGAACACGTTGGAAATGATCCAGTAAATAATCAGACCGCTGGGAAAACTCAAACTGATCCAGCCGATAAAGCACGGCATAGCAATCTGCATAATTTTCTGCTGTTTGGCCTGCGCTTCCGACATCGCCGCCTGGCCGCCGGTCATCTGTTTTTGAATGGCAAACGTGGAAAGGGCCGATACGATAGGCAGCACATAGGTCGGATCCGACTCGCCCAGACTCGGCAACCACAGGAAACTTTGATACATCGGATCGTAAGGATATTCGCGCAATGCGTAAAAAATAGCGATCAGAAACGGCATCTGAATCAATATCGGCAAACATCCGGACAAGGGATTGACACCCATCTGTCGGTAAAGCTTGCCCATTTCTTCCTGCAATTTCTTCTGATTTCCCTTATACTTCTGCTGCAATTCCTTAATTTTCGGTTGCAGCTGCTGCATACCTTCCATCGATTTGATTTGTTTCGCCGTCAACGGCGACAAAATCAATTTGATAATCAACGTCAGCATAATGATGGCAATACCGTAACTCGGATACCCCAGCGTATGCGTAAAGGCATAGCAATAATCGAGAAAGGTAGACATAATCCCGCTGAGCACGTCCATGATCCCGCTGAAAAAACCCAATACTCTCAACTCCTGTCCAATGAAGTAAAATTTTCGAAGTAAATCGACACAGCCTTTATTTCATCCGGCCGATTCTTGTATTGATTTCGTTACGGCACCGGATCGTAACCGCCCTTATGAAAAGGATGGCATTTCAGAATCCGTTTCACTGCTAAAAAACCGCCTTTCCATACGCCGTATTTCTGCAACGCTTCTACGGCGTAGGCGCTGCACGTCGGATAAAAACGACAGCAAGGCAGACCTAACGGGGAAATACAAAGTTGATAAAAGCGAATGAGAGCAATGCATAAGCGTTTCATTGTATCCGCTTCTTTCTCCAAACCTTGGCAAGACGCAATAAATGAAGTATATTTTTTTCCGCTTCGCCATACGATAAATGTTTTAACCTGCTGCGGCCAATCAATACCAGATCATATCCGTCGCCAATTTCAAACTGATGCAGGCGATAAACTTCTTTCATCAAACGCCGGCAGCGATTTCTTTCCACGGCACAGCCGATCTTTTTTCCCGTTACAAAACCGATGCGCGTTTTGTGCTTCGGCGAACGTGGCAGCACATAGAGAACGGCGTACCGGTTAACGACAGATTTTCCTCGCCTATATACGAGCTGATATTCTTTATTTTTACATATCTTTTTTTCTTTTTTCAACTCATACATAGACTTCTGATCCCGGCAAATAGTAGAAAAACAGAAAAATCCCTGGCGGAACTTTTCTGTTTATCGGCGAACAAAATTTACGCAGAAAGCTTCTTTCTGCCCTTCATGCGGCGTTTTTTCAAAACCATACGGCCACCTTTGGTCTTCATTCTTTCACGAAAACCGTGGGTTCTCTTTTTCCACAATGTATTCGGCTGATATGTCTGTTTCAAGTAAGACACCTCCTTCTGTCCGTAGTTATTACCATTACTTACACCATAACAGTGTAATTATACTCAATAGATAGGTTACTGTCAATTATTTCCCTTGCCGGTCCTTTACCGTCTTGCGCCATTGATTCATTAAAATTAAAAATTATGATAAAATATATTATTACTACTCATGTTCGTATACGGACTGCAAGTATTCTTCATTACAATCGTTTCCGGCCAATTCTATTCATTTATTGACAACTTTAGTGTAAAATGTGGATAGAACGAACCGGTTATCAACAACTTATCAACAAATTGTGGATAAGTTTCAACGGTCACATTGCGCATATTTCAGTAACAGCCAACGCTTCTTACCAAAATTTTCCACCTTATCCACAAACACGGATTACAACATATCCCCAAGAAAGGATGCTTCCATGGAAACGACAGATCTGATAGAAATTTGGGAAGGAATATTAAGAGAATTACAAAAAAAGGTAGACCCGAAAATATATACGACGTGGTTCGAAACCTCTATTATTCCTTATATGTATCAAAACGATACGCTTATCTTGGATACGACAAATAAATTTATCTGCCTGTACATAACCAGAAAATACGGACAGTTGCTGAAAGAAACGGCAACACTCGTTATCGGCAGCGAAACGAACGTAGAGTTGATCAACAGTGAAGACAAGACGATTATTCCCGAAGAACCGGTAGCCGAAACGATTCATCACGTTAAACCGCAACAACAGCAGCCTGCCGATACGGAACCGACAGTGCAGGAAGATCTGACACAGATCTCCTCCGTTCCGTCTGCAACAACGGAACAAAAAAATACGGACACCATCAAACCGACAGGCTATACCGAATTGAACGATATGTATACTTTCGACAACTTCATTGTGGGCAACAGTAATCGTATCGCCTATTCAGCGGCTTTATCCATTGCCGAAGCGCCGGCTAAAAAGTATAATCCATTCTTTATTTACGGCGGCAGCGGACTTGGAAAAACGCACTTAATGCAGGCCATCGGTCACAGTCTGTTGGAAAAATTTCCGACATTACGACTTCATTGCATTACTAGCGAAGATTTCACCAATGACATGATCCACTCGCTACGTGATAAAAATCCTGAAAGTTTTCGTCAAAAGTATCGGAATATCGACGTCCTTTTAGTCGATGATATTCAATTTCTCGAAGACAAGGAACGGACACAGGAAGAATTTTTTCATACATTCAACACGCTCTTCCGTGATCGTAAACAAATGGTTTTTACCAGCGACAGACCGCCGCAGGATATAAAAAAACTGGAAGACAGACTTCGTTCCCGTTTTCAAGGCGGTATGGTCGTCAATATCGATCCGCCAGACCTGGAAACGAGAATGGCCATTCTTTTGAGCCTGGCGCAAAAAGAACATATCGCCGTCGATAAAAAAGCTATTGACTATATTGCTTCATATATGAGTACTAACGTACGTGAACTGGAAGGAGCCTTTTTTAGAGCGCAAATGCAGGCGTCGGCGGAAAATTCACCGATTACCTTGGAAATTACACAAAAAGCGTTAAAAGAACTCGTTTCCGTCAATAATGACAAAAAATATATTACAATCGATGAAATTACTGCAACAGTCTGCCGTTTCTATAAAGTAAAATATGAAGACCTGATGAGTAAAAAAAAGACTAAAAACATTGCTTTGCCGCGACAGATCGCCATGTATCTATGCCGTGAACTGACGGAAAACACTTATCCTCATATCGGCACAGCCTTCAACGGCCGCGATCACACGACAGTCATGCACGCCTGCACTAAGATCATGAAAACGATGGAAACAGATGAACATTTCCGTGCCATGATTGAAGAACTGAAAAACAAGATAAAAAATGTGAATGCATAAGTGCATGCGTTGTCCATAGTTTGGGGACAAATAAAAAAAAGTTGAAATGTGGAAAAAAGATTTTCAGTTATCCACTATTTATACACACTTGTGCATAGCCTGATAAAAGGAATAAGCAACCTTTTTCACAAATCCACAGTTCCTATTACTATTACTACTATTTTTTAACTTTCATCATTCAACTATCCATAACCGAAAAAGGGGAATCAAGAACATGAAATTACTGGTTAAAAAAGATGACTTCAATAAAGGACTCCAATCTGTACAGAAAGTAGCGCAAAACAAAAGCAACAATCTCACCTCTGAAAACGGCCTTCTCATTAAAGCGTTGAACGGCGTTATTGAAATTCAAGCCAATGACTATGACATGAGCATTAAAACGATCATTCCCGGTATAATTGAAGAAAAAGGAGAAGCTTTTTTGGCAGATCCGCATATTTTGGAACTGACACGACGTATTAACAGCGAAGAAATTACCGTATCCAAACAAGACGCCGATACGCAAATGATGATTCAAGGCGGCAACCTAAAATATCAATACCTGACAATGGATCCTGACGATTTTAATGAGGTGGAAGTCGTTGAACAGGGTTATTCGCAATTTATGACAGACAGTATTACTTTAAAAGATCTGATCGAACATACCGCTTACGCTTGTGCAGCCGATTTGGCCAGGCCTATATTCACCGGCACTTTTCTGGATGTTGACGGCGCGACGATTTCCATGGTCGCCACCGATACGCATCGGTTGGCATTAAAAACGGCTGAACTTGACGCACCCGTCTCGGAAAGACTGCAGGCCGTGATTCCCAGCAGGCTTTTGAGCGAAATATCCCGACAGTTGCCGACCGATATGCCCGTACCCGTACAGATTACGGCAATCCGCAATTATCTGGCTGTCAAGTTCAGCAACGTATATATTAAGACGCGGTTGATTGAAGGCCAATTCCCCGATTACCAGCGCGTTATTCCGACTTCTTTTTCCTGCGCCGTAACCGTCAACAGAACCGAATTTACAGGCGCGGTGGAACGGGCCTCCATTGTCGCCAAAGACGCGCAGTACAATGTGATCAATTTCGTCATGGCCGACGATCAGATCAAATTGACCAGCCAGGATCCGGATCACGGGACAGTCGAAGATTTTGTTCCTTGCAAAATGGAAGGAGAAGAATTGAGTATTTCCTTCAACGGAAAATATATCCTTGATATTTTAAAACATTGCCACGGCGATGAAATTTCGCTGCAATGTAAAGAAAACAGCCCCCTTTTGGTCAAAGATCTGGAAGAAGATCGTTGTGTCTTCGTCGTAACGCCTATGCGTACACGTTGAATGAGGAGAAGAGAGCTATGAAACAACAGGAAATAATCAGCATCAAAACGGAAACGATTCAGTTGGATCAGTTATTAAAATTGGCGAATGTTGTCGTCAGTGGCGGGCAAGTTCGTTTTCTTCTGGAAGAGCAAGCCGTTTTTGTCAATGATGAGGTTTGCACGGCCAAACGAAAACAGCTGCGTCATGGTGATATCGTTACGGTTAAAGGTGCCGGCACATATAAAATAGTCGGAGTATAGATAATGATCATTACGTCTTTGCGCCTTCATCAATTTCGAAATTACAGGGACGCCTGTTTTTCCTTTCCGCAATCTGTCGTCGTGCTGCACGGTTCTAACGGACAAGGCAAAACAAATTTGCTGGAAGCGCTGTATATGGGCAGTATCGGCAAATCATACAGGAACGGCAGCGACAATGATTGTCTTCACTGGGAAGCCGGCGAAGGCAGCATTATCATCGGTTTTCAACGGGGCGGCGTCGAAGAAGAAGTGAAAATCGTTCTTTCCAGGGAGGATAAAAAAGCAATTTTCGTCAATGGGACCAACGTCAAACATCGGGAATTGATCGGTACTTTGCAGGCCGTCATTTTTTCTCCCGATGATTTGCAGTTGATTAAGGGAAGCCCTTCGTTACGGCGACGCTTTCTGGATATGGAAATATCTCAGGTCAGTCCGGCGTATTATAAAACGCTGCTGCAATATAATCGCTCTCTGGCACAGCGAAATTTTTTATTGAAACAGATGAAATATACCGACAGACGGTCATTGACGGAATGGGACCGGCAGATTGCCCGGTTTGCGGCGCAGATTACGGCAAAAAGGCTGGATTCTTTGCATAAGATTGCGTTTTTGTCCGGCGTTATTCACCGTCGACTGACCGGGAGCAGTGAAAATTTATCGCTTTCTTATATGCAGCCGTATGTTGAAGACGGCAGACGGCATGAAGGACAGAGAAGAGATGAAGAATGGTATTTTTCCCTGCTTCAACATAACCTGGATGCCGATATTCAGCGCATGTCGACATCTGTCGGCCCGCATCGTGACGACCTGGTGTTTGCTGTCGACGGCGCCGAATTGAAACGATACGGCTCGCAGGGACAGCAGCGTACGGCCGTCTTGGCGTTGAAAATGTCGGAATTGGAATATATCAAGTCGGAAAGCGGTGAATATCCTGTACTGTTATTGGATGATGTCATGAGCGAGCTTGATCAGAAGCGGCGGCAAGGATTGTTGGATTTTGTGCGCAGTCGGATACAGACGTTTATTACAACGACGGAGCCGGGAATGTTTCAAACCGTAAAGGATTGCCGTTTTATCGGTATCGAACGGGGAAAGGCGGTGCAGCGTGACTGAAAAAAAGAATGTCTTGAAACCGGCAGGCCTTTCGATTCCTGCCGTTTTGTCCGCTCACCATCTGTTGTTGCCGTATCGTTTACAGCAGGCAAAGGCGAACTGGGCTGAAATCATGGGAGAACCAATCGCCAAATATTCCTACATATGCGGTTTTCAGGATACGACGGTTACCGTTGCCGTTTTAAATTCCGTTTGGATGAATCAGCTTTTCATGTTCAAAGAGAGTATCCTTATCAAATTGAATGAGTTTATCGGTGAAGCGTATTTACAAGACGTCAGTTTCAGAAAAAGCGGCAAAAAGCCGAAAAAAATCGTTTATGAATGGAAAGACGGTGAAGCAGAAGCGTATATTCCGAAAGGAACGCTTAAAAATATCGCTTTAGATGCAACGCTGTTTGACAAGATCGAAAAAGAAACTGCCGTTGCGGAAAGAGGAATCAGAGATAAAATCATTCGATTGCGCTGTTTGCAGGAAAAGAGAAAAATTCTTTATGGCAATGCCGGCTTCAAAAAGTGCCGTTCATGTGGTCGCTGGATCGAAACCGGTGAGGAAAGATGTCGTTTTTGTAAAGCTGAAGAGAAGAGAAAGCAGCAAGTCGCCATACGGTCCCTGTTGGAAGATATGCCTTGGCTCAAATGGGACGATATAAAAAAAGGCGATTTTTTTTCCCCGTGCAAAGTATTTGAAGAAAACTATAATACCGTACGCCGGAATATGATTTATCAGTTGATCGATAAGGTGTATCATGGTTATGACAGAGAAGATGAAGATCTGGTTCTGGCCTTATTGATCACACAAAAAGAGCCGGCAGCGTTATCGGTATCGTTTATTCAAAATTTAGTTGCCAAATACAGGAGAAAAGAAGATGTATCTTCATATCGGCGGCAATCAAATGATTAGTGTCGTGTCTATTATTGCCTTATTCAAAAATCACCCGACGAAGTCCATTAAATCCAATCCGCTTTTGCAACATGCGAGGCCTTTCGTATTGGCAGGTAATTGCCGGCGCGAAGATGTTCGTTCCTATGTGCTTACGGAATATTGCCTTTACGGTTCGCCCATTTCTTTGGAAACCCTTGTCAAACGCTATTGTCATATATTTGAAAAGCATGTTGATGCTAATGGACGGAATTAGTCATGACCGCATAAATAGAGTATAATAATATAATTAAGGTAGAGGAGGAATCCATTCATGTCGGAAGACAAAAAAATAGATTACGGTGCAGAACAGATACAAGTGTTGGAAGGGTTGGAAGCCGTTCGCAAGCGACCCGGTATGTATATCGGCAGTACCAGCCTGCGCGGCCTTCATCATCTGGTTTATGAAGTTGTCGATAACAGTATTGATGAAGCGTTGGCAGGATACTGTACCCATATTGAAGTGGTTATTGAAGAGGATAACAGCATTACCGTCGTGGATAACGGCCGCGGCATACCGGTGGCCATGCATAAAGTCGGCAGACCTGCCGTTGAAGTCGTTTTGACGGTGCTCCATGCAGGCGGTAAGTTCGGCGGCGACGGGTATCCTATTTCAGGCGGCCTGCACGGCGTCGGTATTTCCGTTGTCAATGCGCTCAGCATCTGGACTAAAGTGGAAGTGAAGCGTGACGGCTATTTATGGCAAATATCTTTTGCCCGCGGCCTTACGGACAGTGAGCTGAAAGCGGTACGCCCTCTGGAGAAAGGGGAAGAAACGGGAACGCGTGTATCTTTTAAACCGGATCATGCCGTTTTCCCCGATATTGTCTACGATTTTGATACGCTGAAAATTCGTCTCCGCGAGTTGGCCTTTTTGAATAAAGGACTTCATATTACGCTTTCCGATAAACGCTCCGGCAAGACCGAAGTATATTGTTATGAAGGTGGTCTCGTTTCTTTCGTTCGTTTTCTAAATGAAAATAAAGAGGCCGTTAATCAGACGGTGGTCAGTCTGGAAGGAAATAAAAACGACGTTATTGTCGATTTGGCAATGCAATATAATGACGGTTACAGCGAAAATATATTGACCTTCGTCAATGATATTTTTACGGAAGAAGGCGGCACACATTTGAGCGGTTTCCGTTCCGGCTTAACGCGTACTGTCAACGATTACGGACGTTCTGCAGGCATTATTAAAGAAAATGAGGAAAATCTTTCCGGTGAAGACGTTCGGGAAGGGTTGACAGCTATTGTCAGCGTTAAAGTAAGGGAGCCCCAATTCGAAGGGCAGACGAAGACGAAACTCGGTAACAGCGAAGTTAAGGGAATCGTCGACACCGTTATTTCCGACGGATTGAAGGAATTTTTTGAAGAGCATCCGGGTGAAGCGAAAAACATTATTAACAAGACAATTTCTGCCGCCAGAGCCCGTCAGGCCGCTCGTCGCGCCAGGGAATTGACGCGCCGTAAAAATGCCTTGGAAATCAGCAGTCTTCCCGGAAAATTGGCCGATTGTTCCGAAAAAAATCCGGAACAGACGGAAATTTATCTCGTCGAAGGCGATTCTGCCGGCGGTTCTGCAAAACAGGGACGGGATCGGCGTTTTCAGGCTATTTTACCGCTTCGTGGTAAAATTATCAATGTCGAAAAAGCCCGTCTTGATAAAATTTTGGCCAATGAAGAAATCCGTTCCATGATTACGGCATTCGGCACCGGTATCGGGGAAGAATTCGATATAACGAAACGCCGTTATGATAAAATCATCATCATGACCGATGCAGACGTTGACGGCGCTCATATTCGCACGCTCCTTCTGACGTTTTTTTACCGCTTCATGAAACCGCTGATTACGGAAGGTCACGTATATATTGCACAGCCTCCGTTGTATCAGGTTCGTAAGGGCAAATCGTTCTGGTATCTTTATACGGATGAGGAACTGAAGGACAAATTACATGAAACTGGCAATGATAACGTAGTTGTACAGCGTTATAAAGGTCTCGGCGAAATGAACCCGGAACAGCTTTGGGAGACGACGATGGATCCGGCATATCGGACGATGCTCAAAGTGCACCTGGAAGACGCTATTGAAGCGGATCGTATTTTTTCCGTTTTAATGGGTGATAAAGTGGAGCCGCGTCGGCAGTTTATCCAGGAAAATGCAAAAAAAGTCCGCAATCTTGATTTATAGTATAAAGGAGACGCTGTATGCCGAATATATCTGAAAAAATAAGACTTTTTTCCCCTTCTGTCATTGCTCATATGTCTCATCTTTCGGAACAGTTTGACGCTGTTAATCTTTCCGAAGGATTTCCTGATTTTCCGCCGCCGCAGGCTATTACGGACAAACTGGCAATGATTGCCGCCGCAGGTCCGCACCAATACAGTCCGGACAGCGGCGCTGCCAATTTCCGGCAAGCGTTGGCTGCTTGTCGGAAGCAGTTTACGGGACAGGAATTTGACGCTGAAAAAGAGATCGTCGTTACCTGCGGCGGTACGGAAGCGATCATGACGGCAGTGATGACGGTAGCCGATAAGGGAGATAAGATCATTATCTTTTCCCCTTTTTACG
The DNA window shown above is from Megasphaera vaginalis (ex Bordigoni et al. 2020) and carries:
- the mnmG gene encoding tRNA uridine-5-carboxymethylaminomethyl(34) synthesis enzyme MnmG, which codes for MFIAGSYDVIVVGAGHAGCEAALASARLGAATLLATLNLDNIALMPCNPAVGGPGKSHLVKEIDALGGQMGINTDETCIQMRMLNTGKGPAVYSLRAQSDKKLYQQVMTKTLENQENLDVRQLMITEVVIDGGSVCGVRTELGEEYRAKCVILATGTYLKGKIIIGDCVYSGGPMGQRSAEDLSASLLAAGLKLMRFKTGTPARVDRRTLRTAEMSRQDGDSAGHAFSFLSERKNRNKACCWLTFTNEETHEIIRRNLDRAPMCNGVIEGIGPRYCPSIESKIVRFADKRRHQLFVEPEGLMTEEMYVQGMSTSLPVDVQQAFLQTIPGLEDVKIMRPGYAIEYDCLDPLQLTPSLETKKISGLFSAGQSNGTSGYEEAAAQGLIAGINAARKVAGQEPFILTRAEAYIGVLIDDLVTKGTEEPYRMMTSRSEYRLILRQDNADLRLTQKGRDLGLVSAERYDLFCRKKAAVEASLKELRSLAVTPTAENQKKLAAAGTAPIRTGLTAYDLLRRQDLTYERLRQYFPLAELADDVREEIEILIKYEGYITRQLEQVEKMNRFERKLLPPDFDYEGLATLSAEARQKLAEIRPRSLGQASRISGVSPADITALLIRLEQRQREGKGHVSM
- the mnmE gene encoding tRNA uridine-5-carboxymethylaminomethyl(34) synthesis GTPase MnmE translates to MYDPDDTIAAIATPPGQSGIGVIRVSGSRSFALTDGVFHSASSIPLEKRRDRSVQYGTIVDETGTIIDEVLLLLMHGPHSYTAEDVVEIQCHGGGQSLQAIMGLLLRSGVRLAAPGEFTQRAFINGRIDLAQAEAVMDVIQSKSAAGLNCAVTQLEGRLSGLIGELRKELADFMTRIEVMIDYPEEDLEEVAITDIGAGLREMEEKIEVMLQKSESGRMIRDGITVAIAGVPNAGKSSLLNRLLAEERAIVTDVPGTTRDSLEEWVTLNGIPLRLVDTAGIHETEDKVERIGIDRARQYLDKADINLVVIDSARPLSAADREILIAAGKKRAVIALNKADLAAQVTAADLAAFPYPVIAVSAKDGTGLEALAAHLTGIVREEGLHEGTSALLTNTRHIELVRQSREALRRARQTIDSSMPVDCAIVDIREAWERLGSITGDTVADDIAAEIFSRFCLGK
- the jag gene encoding RNA-binding cell elongation regulator Jag/EloR, which produces MKTIEATGKTIEAAIRSGLLQLGKTEDEVDVEIITAPSSGFLGFGSKPGKVRLTVKEETVNPETAADTDRVENEIKETEDTAETAVEATEDYPAEEAALEAKAFLQEVLDKMKIPVIIEKMVKEDRIILHLHGENLGVLIGKHGQTLDALQYLTNLKTNQGHGSRHFVMLDVENYRRRREETLKQLALRLSGRVRRKNDKVVLEPMNGYERKIIHIALQDKAHIRTESEGQDPYRHVVIYYQE
- a CDS encoding YidC/Oxa1 family membrane protein insertase, producing the protein MDVLSGIMSTFLDYCYAFTHTLGYPSYGIAIIMLTLIIKLILSPLTAKQIKSMEGMQQLQPKIKELQQKYKGNQKKLQEEMGKLYRQMGVNPLSGCLPILIQMPFLIAIFYALREYPYDPMYQSFLWLPSLGESDPTYVLPIVSALSTFAIQKQMTGGQAAMSEAQAKQQKIMQIAMPCFIGWISLSFPSGLIIYWIISNVFQWVQQVIMFRGKNKGAKA
- the yidD gene encoding membrane protein insertion efficiency factor YidD, coding for MKRLCIALIRFYQLCISPLGLPCCRFYPTCSAYAVEALQKYGVWKGGFLAVKRILKCHPFHKGGYDPVP
- the rnpA gene encoding ribonuclease P protein component; the encoded protein is MYELKKEKKICKNKEYQLVYRRGKSVVNRYAVLYVLPRSPKHKTRIGFVTGKKIGCAVERNRCRRLMKEVYRLHQFEIGDGYDLVLIGRSRLKHLSYGEAEKNILHLLRLAKVWRKKRIQ
- the rpmH gene encoding 50S ribosomal protein L34; translation: MKQTYQPNTLWKKRTHGFRERMKTKGGRMVLKKRRMKGRKKLSA